One genomic region from Bacillus aquiflavi encodes:
- a CDS encoding acetyl-CoA C-acetyltransferase yields MREAVIVAGARTPVGKAKKGTLANVRPDDLGALVVKETLKRAGNYEGNIDDLIIGCAMPEAEQGLNMARNIGALAGLSHTVPAITINRYCSSGLQSIAYAAEKIMIGHADTIIAGGAESMSLVPMMGHVVRPNAKLAETAPEYYMGMGHTAEEVAKKYGISREDQDAFAVNSHQKAAKAIQEGKFEDEIVPVDVTMRSVGKDHQLVEKTIQFSQDEGVRPDTNVDVLAKLRPAFSVNGTVTAGNASQTSDGAAAVMVMDREKANSLGLQPMAKFRSFAVGGVPPEIMGVGPVVAIPKALKLAGLELSDIGLFELNEAFASQSIQVIRELSLDEEKVNVNGGAIALGHPLGCTGSKLTLTLIHEMKRRNVQFGVVTMCIGGGMGAAGVFELL; encoded by the coding sequence ATGAGAGAAGCGGTAATTGTTGCTGGTGCCCGAACTCCAGTCGGCAAGGCAAAGAAAGGGACTCTTGCCAATGTTCGCCCTGATGATTTAGGGGCACTAGTTGTAAAAGAAACGCTTAAAAGAGCGGGAAATTACGAAGGTAATATTGATGATTTAATCATTGGCTGTGCAATGCCAGAGGCTGAGCAAGGACTGAATATGGCGCGCAACATCGGGGCGCTTGCTGGACTTTCACATACAGTCCCTGCAATAACAATCAATCGTTATTGCTCATCTGGTTTACAATCAATCGCTTATGCAGCTGAAAAAATTATGATTGGACACGCTGACACAATTATTGCTGGCGGCGCTGAGTCAATGAGCTTAGTTCCGATGATGGGACACGTCGTTCGTCCGAACGCAAAGCTTGCGGAAACAGCCCCGGAATATTATATGGGAATGGGTCATACAGCAGAAGAAGTCGCAAAAAAATACGGTATTAGCCGTGAAGATCAAGACGCTTTTGCTGTAAATAGCCATCAAAAGGCCGCAAAGGCAATTCAAGAAGGAAAATTTGAAGATGAAATTGTGCCAGTAGACGTTACAATGCGTTCAGTAGGAAAAGATCATCAGCTCGTTGAAAAAACAATTCAATTTAGTCAAGACGAAGGTGTTCGCCCTGATACGAATGTAGATGTGTTAGCAAAGCTTCGTCCTGCTTTCTCGGTTAACGGAACTGTGACAGCCGGAAATGCTTCACAAACGAGTGATGGAGCTGCTGCTGTCATGGTCATGGATCGGGAAAAGGCGAATTCTTTAGGATTACAGCCAATGGCTAAATTTAGATCGTTTGCTGTCGGAGGCGTTCCTCCTGAAATTATGGGGGTCGGTCCAGTCGTAGCCATTCCAAAAGCGTTAAAACTTGCAGGGCTCGAACTTTCCGATATTGGCTTATTTGAACTAAATGAAGCATTTGCTTCCCAATCAATTCAAGTTATTCGCGAGCTTAGTTTAGATGAAGAAAAAGTGAACGTAAATGGCGGCGCAATTGCTTTAGGTCATCCGTTAGGCTGTACTGGTTCAAAACTTACATTAACACTTATTCATGAAATGAAGCGACGCAATGTCCAATTCGGTGTTGTGACAATGTGTATCGGCGGCGGAATGGGAGCTGCTGGAGTATTTGAACTTCTTTAA
- a CDS encoding 3-hydroxyacyl-CoA dehydrogenase/enoyl-CoA hydratase family protein, with translation MGSGIAAHLANIGIPTLLLDIVPKELTAKEKKQGLTLADKKVRNRISEEAIQKLLKQKPAPLTSKQSLALLEAGNFEDDMERLGECDWIIEVVVENLAIKKQVFEKVDQYRKQGSIVSSHTSGISVEAMAEGRSEDFQKHFLGTHFFNPPRYLKLLEVIPTKKTAPEVLAFMKQYGENILGKGVVEAKDTPNFIANRIGTYGLLVTLQEMIKNGYSVGEVDSVTGPLIGRPKSATFRTLDVVGLDTFAHVAKNVYDQVDGKEKEVFEVPAFMKEMLEKGWLGSKSGQGFYLKKGKDILELNPETLQYEPRKKLKSAAIEMSKQQKGLANKMKALVYANDRAGSLLWNILTPVLIYSAELLGEIADDIVAVDRAMKWGFGWKLGPFETWDAIGVGKSVEKMEKAGIEVPSLLKDMLANGFTSFYKEEEGKRYYYDNGQYKQMIENEKVMNLKMLKKQHDVIKKNSGASLIDLGDGIALLEFHSPNNAIGFDIIQMINFAVDEVEKNYKGLVIGNQGKNFCVGANLAMILMEAQDDNIFEIDMVINHFQQAMMKIKYCSKPVVAAPFGMTLGGGTEVCLPADHIQASMETYMGLVEVGVGLIPGGGGNKELYMKYLASMPNELKYDLQEVANKVFETIAMAKVSTSGEEARELNFLNKADGVSVNSDHLLYDAKQAALALYEKGYKPPVRKKIPVVGETGYATLLLGAQAMYDSGYISDHDLKIAKKLAYVIAGGKVPYGTKVDEQYLLNLEREAFLSLIQEPKSQQRMQHMLVKGKPLRN, from the coding sequence ATGGGATCTGGAATCGCTGCTCATTTGGCGAATATTGGAATACCAACATTATTACTGGATATAGTACCAAAAGAATTAACTGCGAAAGAAAAAAAGCAAGGATTAACGCTTGCTGATAAGAAAGTTCGTAACAGAATCAGTGAAGAGGCAATCCAAAAGCTTTTAAAGCAAAAGCCAGCACCATTAACATCTAAACAAAGTCTCGCACTTCTTGAAGCTGGAAACTTCGAAGATGATATGGAGCGATTAGGAGAATGCGACTGGATTATCGAAGTTGTCGTTGAAAATTTAGCGATTAAGAAGCAAGTATTTGAAAAAGTTGATCAATATCGCAAACAAGGAAGTATCGTTAGCTCTCATACATCAGGTATTTCTGTTGAAGCAATGGCTGAAGGACGCTCTGAAGACTTTCAAAAGCATTTTCTCGGTACACATTTCTTCAATCCGCCTCGTTACTTAAAATTACTAGAGGTGATCCCGACGAAAAAAACTGCTCCTGAAGTGTTAGCTTTTATGAAGCAGTATGGGGAAAATATCCTTGGTAAAGGTGTGGTTGAAGCAAAGGATACACCGAACTTTATTGCTAACCGAATCGGTACTTACGGTTTACTCGTAACTTTACAAGAAATGATAAAAAATGGCTATAGCGTTGGTGAAGTAGATTCTGTTACAGGTCCATTAATTGGACGCCCGAAAAGCGCTACATTCCGTACGCTTGATGTAGTAGGTTTAGATACGTTTGCTCATGTTGCTAAAAATGTATACGACCAAGTGGACGGAAAAGAAAAAGAAGTATTTGAAGTTCCTGCCTTTATGAAAGAGATGCTTGAAAAAGGTTGGCTAGGAAGTAAATCTGGTCAAGGATTTTATCTGAAAAAAGGAAAAGATATTCTTGAATTAAATCCAGAAACATTACAGTATGAGCCAAGGAAAAAATTAAAATCAGCTGCAATTGAAATGAGCAAGCAGCAAAAAGGGCTTGCTAATAAAATGAAAGCGCTCGTTTATGCAAATGACCGTGCCGGCAGTTTGCTATGGAATATTTTAACCCCAGTCCTAATTTATTCGGCAGAGCTGTTAGGAGAAATTGCTGATGATATTGTGGCAGTTGACCGTGCGATGAAGTGGGGCTTCGGCTGGAAGCTTGGTCCGTTTGAAACATGGGATGCAATTGGTGTTGGAAAATCTGTTGAGAAAATGGAGAAAGCCGGTATCGAAGTGCCGTCATTGCTAAAAGACATGCTGGCAAACGGATTTACTTCTTTCTATAAAGAGGAAGAAGGAAAACGATACTACTATGATAACGGGCAATACAAACAAATGATTGAAAACGAAAAAGTAATGAACCTTAAAATGCTGAAAAAACAACATGATGTGATTAAGAAAAACAGTGGTGCAAGTCTGATTGATCTTGGTGACGGGATTGCTCTGTTAGAATTCCATTCACCGAACAATGCGATTGGATTTGACATCATTCAAATGATTAATTTTGCTGTTGATGAAGTAGAAAAAAATTATAAAGGACTAGTGATCGGTAACCAAGGGAAGAACTTCTGCGTTGGTGCGAACTTAGCAATGATTTTAATGGAAGCACAAGACGATAATATTTTTGAGATTGATATGGTCATAAACCATTTTCAACAAGCAATGATGAAAATTAAATACTGCTCAAAGCCAGTAGTTGCTGCACCGTTTGGAATGACTCTGGGTGGCGGAACAGAAGTATGTTTACCTGCAGACCATATTCAAGCATCAATGGAAACGTATATGGGTCTTGTTGAAGTAGGGGTTGGACTGATCCCAGGAGGCGGCGGAAACAAGGAGCTTTACATGAAGTATCTTGCGAGTATGCCAAATGAGCTTAAATATGATTTACAAGAAGTAGCCAATAAAGTGTTTGAAACGATTGCAATGGCAAAGGTGTCTACTTCCGGAGAAGAAGCTCGAGAGCTTAACTTCTTAAACAAAGCTGACGGTGTAAGCGTAAACAGTGATCATCTTCTTTACGATGCAAAACAAGCTGCATTAGCTCTTTATGAAAAAGGCTACAAACCACCTGTTCGAAAGAAAATTCCTGTTGTTGGAGAGACAGGTTATGCAACATTGCTATTAGGTGCACAAGCGATGTACGATTCAGGCTATATTTCTGATCATGATTTAAAAATTGCGAAAAAGCTTGCGTACGTGATTGCTGGCGGTAAAGTTCCTTATGGAACAAAAGTCGATGAGCAATATTTGCTGAATCTTGAAAGAGAAGCGTTTTTAAGCTTAATTCAAGAACCAAAATCACAGCAGCGGATGCAACATATGCTTGTAAAAGGCAAGCCTTTGCGTAACTAG
- a CDS encoding proline dehydrogenase family protein, producing MEQLMRNFFLFLSKKRVLTNAAKKYGLRFGASRFVAGETIEEAVKKIKTINKKGLEVTIDYLGEFVDHEQEANEMADHSIEAIRAIGKEKLHSQLSLKMTSMGLDISDELVMNNMHRILEAAKENDVFVTIDMEDYSRIGRTLDIFKRLKSEYDNVGTVIQAYLYRTEKDIIELNDYSPNLRLVKGAYKESAEVAFPNKKDVDENFKKIIKLHLLNGNYAAIATHDDAIIEYTKKLVKEHHIPNNQFEFQMLYGIRSERQLELVKEGYKMRVYVPYGTDWYGYFMRRLAERPANVAFVLKGMMKR from the coding sequence ATGGAACAGTTGATGAGAAATTTTTTTCTCTTTTTATCAAAAAAAAGAGTGTTAACAAATGCAGCTAAAAAATATGGCTTGCGATTCGGTGCGTCTCGTTTCGTCGCTGGTGAAACAATTGAGGAGGCAGTAAAAAAAATAAAAACAATAAATAAAAAAGGTCTTGAAGTTACAATCGACTATTTGGGGGAATTTGTTGATCATGAACAGGAAGCTAACGAAATGGCTGATCACTCAATTGAAGCAATTAGAGCAATTGGAAAAGAAAAGCTTCATTCTCAGTTGTCATTAAAAATGACATCAATGGGACTTGATATTTCGGACGAACTTGTAATGAATAATATGCATCGTATTTTAGAAGCAGCAAAAGAAAATGATGTGTTTGTTACGATTGATATGGAAGATTATTCACGAATTGGAAGAACACTGGATATTTTTAAACGATTAAAATCAGAATACGATAACGTTGGAACGGTCATCCAAGCTTATTTATATCGAACAGAAAAAGATATAATCGAATTAAATGACTATTCTCCTAATTTGCGCCTTGTCAAAGGAGCATATAAAGAGTCAGCGGAGGTAGCTTTTCCAAATAAGAAAGATGTCGATGAAAACTTTAAAAAAATCATTAAATTGCACCTTCTTAATGGTAATTATGCTGCTATCGCAACACATGATGATGCGATTATCGAATATACGAAAAAACTTGTCAAAGAACATCACATTCCGAATAACCAATTTGAATTTCAAATGTTATACGGAATTCGTTCAGAAAGACAGCTTGAATTAGTTAAAGAGGGCTATAAAATGCGCGTCTATGTTCCATATGGAACGGATTGGTATGGGTATTTTATGCGCCGCTTGGCTGAAAGACCAGCTAACGTTGCTTTCGTCCTAAAAGGAATGATGAAAAGATAG
- a CDS encoding spore coat protein, whose protein sequence is MNQNQQKVQNPETQVPKTPQMNDRDFVNDMLTTEKYMTTSYTMALHEASHQALYQDLLSIFNETQDAQRELYNLMFKKGWYHVDAEAQQKLQQSYQQFQGYSSQFPYGNGQMQ, encoded by the coding sequence ATGAATCAAAATCAACAGAAGGTTCAAAACCCTGAAACTCAAGTTCCGAAAACACCGCAAATGAACGACCGTGATTTTGTAAACGATATGTTGACAACTGAAAAATATATGACGACTTCTTATACGATGGCTTTACATGAAGCAAGTCACCAAGCCTTATATCAAGACTTATTATCGATTTTTAATGAAACACAAGATGCACAGCGAGAGCTATATAATTTAATGTTTAAAAAAGGCTGGTATCACGTTGATGCTGAGGCTCAACAAAAACTTCAGCAGTCATATCAGCAGTTCCAAGGTTATTCATCTCAATTTCCTTACGGTAACGGACAAATGCAATAA
- a CDS encoding DUF2573 family protein: protein MDQKFSDQFAALIEKYTELLLGDKNDELIEKVKIWVLYTYMAKSMPPLVKHWNEQYPEGKEAMKKLISEIKELNDIHRAKIK from the coding sequence ATGGATCAAAAGTTTAGCGATCAATTCGCTGCGCTTATTGAAAAATATACCGAATTATTACTCGGTGACAAGAATGATGAATTAATAGAAAAAGTGAAGATTTGGGTTTTATATACATATATGGCGAAATCAATGCCGCCATTAGTAAAACATTGGAATGAACAATATCCTGAAGGAAAAGAAGCAATGAAAAAATTAATAAGTGAGATAAAGGAATTAAATGATATTCATCGAGCAAAAATAAAGTAG
- a CDS encoding FtsW/RodA/SpoVE family cell cycle protein, which produces MASHNRLSSRIDYRLIFILLLLFLVSCIAIYSAQSTGQYKENFLMKQVVAYIVGTGIIAGIITLDSDQLRKITWYGYGFGLLLLGFLIVAPSGLAPVINGAKSWYRVPGMGSLQPSEIVKVLIILALAKVIADHHEKNQLKTIQTDLFLLLKICLVTLAPTLLVLKQPDLGTTLVFFAIMVGMIFISGISMRILVPIFSFITLMIGVIFYLVLWQPDVLEKYLGVKQYQFGRVYSWIDPENYQSTTGFQLTKSLLAIGSGETVGKGYGNREVYLPESHTDFIFSVIAEEFGFIGSSIVISLFFILIYLLTKIGMEASNPYDTYICAGIMSMISFHVFQNIGMSIGLLPITGIPLPFISYGGSSVLGNMFAISLVFSIQYHNKKYMFASKNTIS; this is translated from the coding sequence ATGGCTTCACATAATAGACTATCTTCAAGGATAGATTACCGGTTAATTTTTATATTATTATTATTATTTCTCGTGAGTTGCATTGCCATTTACAGTGCACAATCGACAGGGCAATATAAAGAGAACTTTTTAATGAAGCAAGTGGTGGCATATATAGTAGGAACGGGAATTATTGCCGGAATCATTACTTTAGATTCTGATCAATTAAGAAAAATAACATGGTATGGGTATGGGTTTGGCTTATTATTACTTGGGTTTTTAATTGTAGCACCGAGCGGACTTGCTCCTGTTATTAATGGTGCGAAAAGCTGGTATCGTGTTCCAGGAATGGGTTCTTTACAGCCATCAGAAATTGTAAAAGTATTAATTATCTTGGCTTTGGCCAAAGTGATAGCCGATCATCATGAAAAAAATCAATTAAAAACGATTCAAACAGACTTATTTCTTTTATTAAAGATTTGTTTAGTAACACTTGCACCGACATTACTAGTGTTAAAACAACCTGATTTAGGAACAACACTCGTTTTTTTTGCGATTATGGTTGGGATGATTTTTATTTCGGGAATCTCGATGCGAATTTTAGTGCCGATATTTAGCTTTATTACTTTAATGATTGGGGTTATTTTTTATTTAGTTCTTTGGCAGCCTGATGTTCTTGAAAAATATTTAGGAGTCAAACAATATCAATTCGGACGAGTCTATTCTTGGATTGATCCTGAAAACTATCAAAGTACGACAGGGTTTCAATTAACGAAGTCGCTTCTAGCAATCGGTTCAGGAGAAACGGTCGGTAAAGGTTATGGTAATCGTGAAGTTTATCTTCCAGAAAGCCATACTGACTTTATTTTTAGTGTCATTGCAGAGGAGTTCGGTTTTATTGGCTCAAGTATTGTTATCAGTTTGTTCTTTATATTAATTTATCTTTTAACAAAGATAGGAATGGAGGCGAGCAATCCATATGATACTTATATTTGTGCCGGAATCATGAGCATGATTTCCTTCCATGTGTTCCAAAATATTGGGATGTCTATCGGGTTATTGCCGATTACTGGGATACCGCTTCCGTTTATTAGCTATGGAGGAAGTTCGGTGCTCGGGAATATGTTTGCTATTAGTTTAGTATTTTCAATTCAATATCATAATAAAAAATATATGTTCGCCTCAAAAAACACAATTTCATAA
- the tsaA gene encoding tRNA (N6-threonylcarbamoyladenosine(37)-N6)-methyltransferase TrmO produces the protein MSIVLQPIGTIRSTRKVVIDDDWGKETATIELDESKFTEEALFGLNDFSHVIVVFYLDKVDVNKIELKARHPRNNSNWPKVGIFAQRGKNRPNQIGITVCRVEEVNGTTLTVSGLDAIDNTPVLDIKTYMTEFGPNGKVRQPDWSKQLMKNYF, from the coding sequence ATGAGTATTGTTTTGCAGCCGATTGGTACAATCCGCAGTACGCGGAAAGTAGTTATTGATGATGATTGGGGAAAAGAAACTGCAACGATTGAATTAGATGAAAGCAAGTTTACAGAGGAAGCGCTTTTTGGTTTAAATGACTTCTCTCATGTCATTGTCGTTTTTTATTTAGATAAGGTAGATGTAAATAAAATTGAATTGAAAGCGCGTCACCCTCGTAATAATTCTAACTGGCCAAAGGTAGGAATATTTGCCCAGCGTGGGAAAAATCGCCCAAATCAAATTGGAATTACTGTATGCCGTGTGGAAGAAGTAAATGGGACAACATTAACTGTAAGTGGTTTAGATGCAATTGACAACACCCCAGTATTAGATATAAAAACGTATATGACCGAATTTGGTCCAAACGGGAAAGTGAGACAGCCAGACTGGTCAAAGCAATTGATGAAAAATTATTTTTAA